TACTAACCATCCCTTCGATAAAGTGTCCAATGGTTTCACGTTCAGATTCAATCAGTTTGTTTAAATCTCAGCTACgtaaaagagaaaaatgaaCGATCTCCTGATTGATTATGAACAGGATGAACAGATATATGTGATTATAGATTTCTTTACAAATGTCCACAAAGAGAACAACGTTTGGAGGATAAAGGAGGTCTGGTGGTTCTGGATACAAATATTAATCAAACATTTAGAGAGCAGAGAAGTTTCCATTTTAAGttcacacacagtgtgtttcactatctttgtggggacccgtcattgacataatgcattccctagccccttaccctaaccttaaccatcaccactaaatgcctaaccttaacccttcccctcaccctaaccagaacctcattctaaccctaatcctaaaaccaggtcttaaccctcaaacagacctttaaacttgtggggtccagcattttgggcccacaAAAcagtccggaccccacaagtatactgtattcccggtttttggaccccacgaatacaGTTCCTAAATAACCTAAAtcgaggacagctacgctcgttattttAAGTGCAATAAAAAGTTAAAGGCCagtaagtactttatcaaaccttaaataaatgaactttttacaatgtgaacatcaacaagccactgacagatatgttaaaacttcattcaatacattttttttatttattttatgtcttaAGTCCACCATTATATCCTGCAATTTCATTGCAACAAAGATACAGAAGACATTGCAGCTTTACCGcgataaacacaaaaaaataacctgCAAATCCTGGAGGAACTGAAACACAGACTTAAACCCCCGTTGTGTAAACTGTCTATTTCAGTTCACACAGCTCAGCAGTGTCTCTTATAGAGAAGAACCTTAGTCCAGCATAGAGCGGCTGAGAGAATGTGGTCTGGACTCTGTGGAGGAGAGTCATGGTTTCAGAGACGCTGTAGAAGGACAGAATACCTGCACTGTGATCCAGGTACACTCCTACTCTGGAGGACACAGGACCTGGGATGGGAGTTTTCAAATTGTTGTACCAAAATTTATAACCGCATATGTCACAATCTAACACCCAAGATTTGTCATTTTGTCCAAATCCACATTGTTTTAAATCCCcttttctgctgatattcttGTATGAGACTGCTACATaatctcctctccctctccactcCACCTCCCAGTAACAACGTCCAGTCAGACTCTCTCTACTCAGGACCTGAAGCTCTTTAGTGAATCTGTCTGGGTGACTAGAATAAGACTGATCTTCACTCCTTAATGTTGCTTTTCTGTTCCCCTTAGACAATAACAGACGGGTGTTTGCTGTGTTTGGATCCAGTGTTATTTCACGTGAATATTTTAAGAATCCAGCTCTGGTCTTAGGCTCTGGTTGTGGCAGTAAAACGTCCACTTCAGTCACAGCCAGTGAAACTTTTGTCCTCTTCTCTCTCAGAACCTCCTGTATTTTATCTCTGACTTCTGACACGGCCGCTGTCACGTCCTCAAAGTAACGCCGATGACGGATATGGATGCTGGATGTAGATTGGCTGAGTGGTGACAGTGAGGGGTAGTTGTGTAGAAACTGGTTGTgatcctctgtgtgtgagagcttcTCCAGCTCAGCGTCTCTCCTCTTCAGCTCAGTGATCTCCTGCTCCAGCATCTCCTGAAGCTCTTTGACTCGACTCACTTCCGTTTTCTGCTCCGATCTGATCTGTTGCTTCACATAAGAGCATCTTTTCTCTATGAGACGGATCAGCTCAGTGAAGATCTTCCCACTGTCCTTTACTGCTTTATTAGCAAAGCGATTGATAGCCTCCACTTCCTGTTTAAGCAGCTTcacatctttttctctcttctggATTCTCTGCTGGATGTTTTTTTGACTCCCCTGGAGCTCTTTCTGCCTCTCAGTCCTTTCTGCCGCAGCTGAGACTGTGTCATGGCCTTTGTGTTCAtccacagagcagagagaacagATACACTGCTGATCAGTACGGCAGAACATCTTCATCACCTCATTATGACGAGAGCAGACGTTCTCCTGGAGATTCTTGGACGGCTCAACCAGCTCGTGTTTCTTTAACGGAGCTACATCATAATGAGGCTGAAGGTGTTTCTCACAGTAAGAGACCAGACACACCAGACAGGACTTGTGTGCTTTCAGTTTTCTCCCAGTGCAGACATCACAGGCCACATCTTGGAGTCCAGTCTTCCTTACTTCCTCCACTAAATCTGATAACATGGTGTTTTTCAGCAGGACAGGCCTCGACGTGAAGCTCTGCCTGCACTGAGGACAGCTGTAGATGTACTTACGATCCTCTCCATCCCAGTGGCTTTTTATACAGTCCATGCAGTAGTTGTGTCCACAAGAAGTAGTCACCGGATCCTTCAGTAGATCCAGAAAGATGGAACAATTGAGAACAAGTTTCCCGGTCCAGCTGAACTCCTTTCTGCGCCATTTCACCTCTCAGTGACAACCACCGTCTGAGTCTCGCTTCCTGAGAAATGAAACTAGTTTGAGCTCTGATCTGAACAACATGTGTCTCAGCTCCTGCACTACACCAGCATGTTGGTTACACCCATCTTCAAACTGGAGATCTATCTGAAGGGGCGGGAACAAGGACACGCAAACAGAGTAGAGCTcactgtgtgagagagtgagaggaggagggaggggctaTCAAGCGTTTCTACACTCCAAGAAGAGGAGCAGCATTTTGACTTTGTTTCCTCATTTAAAATGAAGCCTCATTTTTAATCTGCTCTACATTTGAAAACCTGAACGTTTTTAGTTGTAAAATACTTCTTGGCTGCTCAGGTTTTGGTGATGGCTCAATATCTTTTCAACACATCCTCTAAGTttgttatattttcttttactggttaaaaaaacagttGACTGACAACATAAAGTTATCAAACTAAActtgtaaaatatgtttattaCTATGTGTAAAAGGTGTGAGATTAGTACTCTGAACCCAGGTGCACCACAAGTTGCCATTTTATCACTTGTGTTATTTTCTCTGTAAACCACTGAGTTTAGAGTCCAACACGGACACTTTAACTTCCTTCAGTGTGCTGACGATGTGACATTTGTTGGCCTTCTGTGTGACCGGGCACGCCTGATAAATTTCAACTTTTGACCATCACTGGCCGCCTTAACTTCACACAGAGAACTGCCTTCATTTCAAAGGAAGCCACACAGATATTGTacacattaaatgtttattataaaGGTTTCTATCAGCCTGAAAACTAGGAATACCCGATACCGATCTGATACCGTTGCTGAATTAATAAgacactgtataccttccaccttataccttccttccaccacgtggaagagactaaaggcaccagcctttcctaactaaacattactttcctaactaagacaaaataacagatgtaatgtattgaaatattatttatttgtacactcaactcttccagcatgcgacacacgtgcgacagagggaaaaaaacgaCTGGCCCtgtggatctgttaattttttcGATCCCctgatccagctattttgtcaatatcgggaccgATATCTGATCTTAATATTGGATCGTGGCCTTGAcgaactgccactttgctcgtttgaaagccatgatgtctctctctctctctctctttctcatgggtgggccaaattctctgggcgggcaaagcagagaaaggggaggcaacatttccccttatgacgtcataaagggaagattccagatcggcccatctgagctttcattttgtcaaaggcagagcaggatacccagggctcagtttacacctatcaccatttctagccactgggggaccataggcaggctggggggaactcatattaatgttaaaaaacctcataaagtgacattttcatgccatgggacctttaactaaaACATGCAGATGAAGTGAGCTGAGGTGCTTTAACCTCCATTACATCCCTGGTTAGCAGGATGAAGGCGCCCTCTTGTGTTGTGCATCCgtttttacatttcactttCTAACCTGCTGGGATGTTCACTGCAGGAGGACAACATCAGTAAAGAGACATTTAAATAGATGTAACATCACACTGTGCCAGTTTATTCAAAGGAGTCACACCCTGTAACACTGGTGCTGCATTCAGGTCTCATGGGAAACATGGGAGAGAAGAGTTTTGGCTCTCAGGTGGTAAATAGTATTTGGGAATGTGAGATTTGAGGCTAAGGGTTAAAATGTCTCTGACTTGTCGAATTCTGATAAAACAACATGGAAATACTTGTAATCACATGTAAAGAATCAACTACACAATGTCTGTTGTCTCTAACGCGCGTCAGGACTTTTATGTCTGGGTAATAAATCATCTTTATTGACTCGGTGAACAAAGAAAATGTTAGTTGTAAAAGCAACAAGTGAAAGACAACTGCTCGTTTCTCTGGGACGAAGCCGTTTTAGTGAGGAAAGTAGAAAGGACCGAGACTGATTGACTCTAAACATGAACTATATACGTTGTGAAGTTTCAGGAAGAAAAGTACCTCAGTTATACTCTCATATCAGTTTCACATTTTCTCCGTCAGCTTTGTATGAAACCCTGAAATGAAGACGGGAAGAAAAGACTTTGTTCCTGTTAGTTTATTCATCATGTACACCTTCAGTTTGTTCACACATCCCATCAGGAAAGTGTCCAATGATTTCACGTACAGATTCACGTCCTCCACACAATCAGTTTGTTTAAATCTCAGCTACgtaaaagagaaaaatgaaCGATCTCCTGATTGATTATGAACAGGATGAAAAGATATATGTGATAATAGATTTCATAGCGTCCACAAAGAGAACAAAGTTTGTGTGGCCAGGttgatcagtgggtagagcaggcacacatatatttagaggttttgCCTCGacacagaaggtccagggttcgagcccgacctgtgacaatttcctgcatgtcttccccctctctctccccttactcacctagctgtcctgtccatgcatttaaggtggaaaagccccaaaaagaagagaagacaacaacaacatacaaatacattgaTACAAATTTATATCAAACATTTAGAGAGCAGAGTTTACATTTTCAGTTCATGGCTAAACAGACACAGGAATGAACGCCACCTAAAGAAACTTAAACATTTACACTACAACTAATGACAAGATGTCAAAGGACATCCCATAATGATTGATTGACAGCTGATCTCTATGCAGTGTACTGGCATACTCAGGCCTCAGCAACAAACAtggagacaaaataagagttaaaACACCAAATTTAACCCTTAAATGACGTCTGTCTATTTCAGTTCACACAGCTCAGCAGTGTCTTTGTAATAATTGAACCAAAGTCCAGCATAGAGaggctgagtgaatgtggtcTGGACTCTGTGGAGGAGAGTCATGGTTTCAGAGACGCTGTAGAAGGACAGAATACCTGCACTGTGATCCAGGTACACTCCTACTCTGGAGGACACAGGACCTGAGACGGGAGTTTGGACATTGTTGTACAAAAAGTAATAACTCATGTTGCCACAATATAACGCCCAAGATTTATCATTTCCCCCAAAGACACATTCACTCGACCTCCCTGCTCTGCTGATATTCTTGTATGCGACTGCTAGATTAACTTCTCTCCTTCTCGTCTCCACCTCCCAGTAACAACGTCCAGTCAGACTCTCTCTACTCAGGACCTGCCACAGATCAGTGAATCTGTCTGGGTGACTAGAATAAGGCTCTTGTTCAATCATTACTATTGCTTTTCTGTTCCCTCCATATATTAAGACATATTTGTTTGCGGTGTTTGGATCCAGAGTGATTTCACGTGAATATTTTAAGAATTCAGCTCTGGTCTTGGGCTCTGGTTGTGTCTCTCTGCCCTGGATTCTCTGCTGGATGTTTTGTTGTCTCCCCTGGAGCTGTCTCTGCCTCACAGCCATTTCAGCTGCAGCTGAGACTGTGTCGTGGCCTTTACGTTTGTCCAGAGAGCAGATGTTCTCCTGGAGATTCTTGGACGGCTCCACCAGCTTGTGTAACGGAGCTGCGTCATAATGAGGCTGAAGGTGTTTCTCACAGTAAGAGACCAGACACACCAGACAGGACTTGTGTGCTTTCAGTGTTCTCCCAGTGCAGACATCACAGGCCACATCTTCAGCTCCAGCATAGCAGTGATCAGCAGGAGCAGCTTGGAGTCCAGtcttcttcagctcctccacTAAATCTGATAACATGGTGCTTTTTACCAGGACAGGCCTCAGTGTGAATGTCTTCCTGCACTGAGGACAGCTGTAGCTGTTCTTACGATCCTCTTCATCCCAGTGGGCTTTAATACAGTCCATGCAGTAGCTGTGTCCACAGGGAATAGTCACCGGATCCTTTATTAGATCCAGACAGATGGAACAAGAAATATTTTCCTGGTCCAGCTGAGCTCTCCTCTGCGCCATTTCACCTCTCTGTGATGCCTGTCTGACTGTGACTTATCTGTGACTGCCTGTATCAAGAATTTGTGTTTAAGGTGTGGCTAGATTGTTGTCACACAAC
This is a stretch of genomic DNA from Sander vitreus isolate 19-12246 chromosome 12, sanVit1, whole genome shotgun sequence. It encodes these proteins:
- the LOC144527195 gene encoding tripartite motif-containing protein 16-like is translated as MAQRRAQLDQENISCSICLDLIKDPVTIPCGHSYCMDCIKAHWDEEDRKNSYSCPQCRKTFTLRPVLVKSTMLSDLVEELKKTGLQAAPADHCYAGAEDVACDVCTGRTLKAHKSCLVCLVSYCEKHLQPHYDAAPLHKLVEPSKNLQENICSLDKRKGHDTVSAAAEMAVRQRQLQGRQQNIQQRIQGRETQPEPKTRAEFLKYSREITLDPNTANKYVLIYGGNRKAIVMIEQEPYSSHPDRFTDLWQVLSRESLTGRCYWEVETRRREVNLAVAYKNISRAGRSSECVFGGNDKSWALYCGNMSYYFLYNNVQTPVSGPVSSRVGVYLDHSAGILSFYSVSETMTLLHRVQTTFTQPLYAGLWFNYYKDTAELCELK